Proteins from one Enoplosus armatus isolate fEnoArm2 chromosome 4, fEnoArm2.hap1, whole genome shotgun sequence genomic window:
- the rimbp2b gene encoding RIMS-binding protein 2 isoform X1, with product MREAAERRQQLELEHEQALAVLNAKQQEIDLLQKAQVEAKKEHEGAVHLLEAKVRELEEKCRTQSEQFNLLSKELEKFRLQAGKFDILSTEPLTLCESPGSPNKSLSQLLNGLAAPIGKGNEAPTSRSLISEFIRPLQISGDKPELLSVKPTFLTRSRGRSPARAFLSEMDKELGSTTRSKPRFTGKVRLCIARYSYNPYDGPNEHPEAELPLVAGKYLYVYGTMDEDGFYEGELLDGQRGLVPSNFVDFVKDEETSSIQHRDTVTKEPGYLNHSSLGLQRLGVGTGTGTGISSLLSDSKLDCLSTSSLGMDLLGSSSNGTGTLDVSIDEVGEDIVPYPRRINLIKQLAKSVIIGWDPPVVPPGWGTISGYNVLVDKELRMSVPYGGRTKSLIEKLNLVTNTYRISVQSITDRGPSDELRCTMLVGKDVVVAPYYLRVDSITQVSAELSWMPSNSNYSHTIFLNGAEYDMVKAGGYKYKFFNLKPMTVYKVKVVAQPHQVPWQLPMDQREKREISVEFCTQPAGPPLPPQEVQVQCGQTPGVLQVRWKPPALTSSGTSNGASVIGYAVCTKGQKIAEVLYPTADYVTVELNRIQCLEAREVIVRTLSTQGESQDSPVAIIPHNLLGSPRLSHRTTAPPHPISHPRHSMPKSKPLVSAREPETKDHEVGLRSAQPWERCPSPLPPMRGSNLEPPHFQPRRSPSPQRILPQPQGVPIPNTIAKAMAREAAQRVFAEGNRVEKRNIFSERGNASHPVNSDEEEDGYDSPHARRRGASVDEFLRGSELGRQPHYSHSEEYHTESSRGSDLSDIMEEDEEDLYSEMQLEEGRRRSINSHNTLKIIGNSSSHGGTDRLDHSGRRLVHIGTPPQQRPIPSIEITMDSNSEGSEGNPSPVKEDVYYGSVARRRIWRSMSSEDQSDGYGGRRHRRGRCSPDYYEESEPEEMTRVFVALFDYDPMSMSPNPDAADEELPFKEGQIIKVFGNKDTDGFYRAEIRDRVGLIPCNMVSEIQTEDDEMMDQLLKQGFLPLNTPVEKLERNRRSGRQHPMSTRRMVALYDYDPRESSPNVDVEAELTFCAGDVITVFGEIDEDGFYYGELNGHKGLVPSNFLEEVPDDVEVFLTDSPSRYPQDTPARIKTKRVPLEKSGPPRRASSPTVRPHIPGSGPATVGPGSPIRAPLDMYSSKKKKGLLSKGKKLLQRLGAVK from the exons GCAATGAGGCTCCAACAAGCAGATCTTTGATATCCGAGTTCATTCGACCACTCCAGATCAGTGGAGACAAGCCCGAGCTCCTCTCTGTCAAGCCAACATTCCTCACTCGCAGTCGAGGCCGCAGCCCAGCACGGGCTTTCCTCTCTGAG ATGGACAAAGAGCTCGGCTCAACTACCAGGTCCAAACCCAGGTTCACAGGGAAGGTTCGTCTGTGTATTGCTCGATACAG TTACAATCCTTATGACGGGCCTAATGAGCATCCTGAGGCAGAGCTCCCCCTGGTGGCAGGGAAGTACCTCTACGTTTACGGGACAATGGACGAGGATGGCTTTTATGAAG GAGAGCTGCTGGATGGACAGCGGGGACTCGTCCCATCCAATTTTGTGGATTTTGTCAAAGATGAGGAGACATCCTCCATCCAACACAGGGACACAGTAACTAAAGAACCTGGCTACCTCAACCACAGTAGCCTGGGGCTGCAGAGACTGGGGGTCGGCACAGGAACGGGAACAGGCATAAGCAGCCTGCTGTCTGACAGTAAACTAGACTGTCTAAGCACCAGCAGCTTGGGCATGGACCTCCTGGGCTCCTCCAGCAATGGGACAGGAACCTTGGATGTCAGCATTGACGAGGTCGGTGAAGACATTGTGCCTTATCCCCGCCGCATCAACCTGATTAAACAACTGGCCAAGAGTGTGATTATTGGCTGGGATCCTCCCGTGGTCCCACCGGGCTGGGGCACCATCAGTGGCTACAATGTCTTGGTGGATAAGGAGTTGCGCATGAGTGTCCCCTACGGGGGCAGGACAAAGTCTCTTATTGAAAAGCTCAATCTGGTCACCAACACCTACCGTATCTCAGTGCAGAGCATCACTGACCGCGGCCCGTCGGACGAGCTCCGGTGCACTATGCTCGTGGGAAAGGACGTGGTGGTGGCACCTTACTACCTGCGGGTGGACAGCATCACACAGGTCTCTGCTGAGCTCTCTTGGATGCCCAGCAACAGCAACTACAGTCACACCATCTTCCTCAACGGTGCAGAGTACGACATGGTCAAGGCGGGGGGCTATAAGTACAAGTTCTTCAACCTGAAGCCCATGACCGTTTACAAGGTGAAGGTTGTGGCGCAGCCGCATCAGGTGCCTTGGCAGCTTCCGATGGATCAAAGGGAGAAGAGGGAAATCTCGGTCGAGTTCTGCACTCAGCCTGCAG ggccccctctccctccccaggAAGTGCAGGTCCAGTGTGGTCAGACGCCCGGGGTCCTGCAGGTCAGATGGAAGCCGCCGGCGCTGACGTCTTCAGGAACCTCCAACGGGGCCAGCGTGATTGGCTACGCTGTGTGCACAAAGGGACAAAAG ATAGCAGAGGTCTTATACCCCACAGCAGACTATGTGACCGTGGAGTTAAACAGGATTCAGTGTCTGGAGGCCAGGGAGGTCATTGTAAGGACGTTATCAACACAAGGAGAGTCCCAGGACTCGCCCGTGGCCATCATCCCGCACAATCTCTTGGGCTCTCCACGGCTCTCCCACCGAACCACTGCACCTCCCCACCCTATCTCCCACCCG CGCCACTCCATGCCCAAGTCCAAACCATTAGTAAGTGCCAGAGAGCCAGAAACCAAAGACCATGAGGTGGGCCTGCGGTCAGCCCAGCCCTGGGAGCGATGCCCCTCTCCGCTGCCTCCCATGCGAGGATCCAACCTGGAGCCGCCACACTTCCAGCCACGCAGATCGCCCTCTCCTCAGAGGATCCTGCCGCAGCCTCAGGGAGTCCCCATCCCCAACACCATCGCCAAGGCCATGGCCAGGGAAGCTGCCCAGAGAGTGTTTGCCGAGGGCAACCGG GTTGAGAAAAGGAATATTTTCAGTGAGCGAGGTAACGCCTCGCATCCAGTCAACtctgacgaggaggaggacggcTACGACTCTCCTCAtgcgaggaggagaggagcctcGGTGGATGAATTCCTCAGAGGCTCAGAGTTGGGCAGACAG CCA CACTACAGCCACAGCGAGGAGTACCACACGGAGAGCAGCCGGGGTTCTGACCTGTCCGACATTatggaggaggacgaggaagatCTTTACTCCGAgatgcagctggaggagggCCGCAGGCGCAGTATCAACTCTCACAACACTCTTAAG ATCATTGGGAACTCATCATCACATGGAGGCACTGATCGCCTGGACCACTCAGGGAGGAGGCTGGTTCACATCGGCACCCCCCCTCAGCAACGGCCCATCCCATCCATTG AGATCACCATGGACAGTAACAGTGAGGGGAGTGAGGGGAACCCCTCACCCGTCAAGGAGGATGTTTACTATGGCAGTGTAGCTCGGCGCAGGATATGGCGATCTATGTCCTCAGAGGATCAATCTG ACGGCTATGGCGGGCGCAGGCACAGGCGGGGACGGTGCTCCCCGGATTACTATGAGGAATCGGAGCCGGAGGAGATGACCCGTGTGTTTGTGGCTCTGTTTGACTATGACCCCATGTCCATGTCTCCCAACCCTGACGCTGCTGATGAGGAGCTGCCATTCAAGGAGGGCCAGATCATCAAG GTTTTTGGGAACAAAGACACGGATGGCTTCTACAGGGCAGAGATCCGAGACCGAGTGGGTCTGATCCCCTGCAACATGGTCTCTGAGATCCAAACAGAGGATGACGAAATGATGGACCAGCTCCTCAAACAGGGCTTCCTGCCACTCAACACTCCTGTGGAGAAGTTAG AGAGGAACAGGCGGAGTGGCCGTCAACATCCGATGTCAACGCGGAGAATGGTGGCTCTGTATGACTACGATCCTCGCGAGAGCTCCCCTAACGTTGATGTAGAG gCTGAACTGACTTTCTGTGCCGGTGATGTCATCACAGTTTTTGGTGAAATAGATGAAGATGGCTTTTACTAT GGCGAGCTCAATGGACACAAGGGACTTGTTCCTTCCAACTTTCTAGAAGAAGTGCCTGATGATGTAGAGGTTTTTCTCACTGACTCACCATCTCGATACCCCCAGGACACTCCAGCACGGATAAAGACCAAAAGG GTTCCATTGGAAAAATCGGGTCCGCCCAGAAGAGCATCCTCTCCCACAGTGCGTCCACACATCCCTGGCTCTGGCCCTGCCACCGTGGGGCCCGGGAGTCCCATCAGGGCCCCACTGGACATGTACtcctccaaaaagaaaaagggactGCTCTCCAAAGGGAAGAAACTATTGCAAAGACTTGGCGCTGTAAAATAA
- the rimbp2b gene encoding RIMS-binding protein 2 isoform X5, producing MREAAERRQQLELEHEQALAVLNAKQQEIDLLQKAKVRELEEKCRTQSEQFNLLSKELEKFRLQAGKFDILSTEPLTLCESPGSPNKSLSQLLNGLAAPIGKGNEAPTSRSLISEFIRPLQISGDKPELLSVKPTFLTRSRGRSPARAFLSEMDKELGSTTRSKPRFTGKVRLCIARYSYNPYDGPNEHPEAELPLVAGKYLYVYGTMDEDGFYEGELLDGQRGLVPSNFVDFVKDEETSSIQHRDTVTKEPGYLNHSSLGLQRLGVGTGTGTGISSLLSDSKLDCLSTSSLGMDLLGSSSNGTGTLDVSIDEVGEDIVPYPRRINLIKQLAKSVIIGWDPPVVPPGWGTISGYNVLVDKELRMSVPYGGRTKSLIEKLNLVTNTYRISVQSITDRGPSDELRCTMLVGKDVVVAPYYLRVDSITQVSAELSWMPSNSNYSHTIFLNGAEYDMVKAGGYKYKFFNLKPMTVYKVKVVAQPHQVPWQLPMDQREKREISVEFCTQPAGPPLPPQEVQVQCGQTPGVLQVRWKPPALTSSGTSNGASVIGYAVCTKGQKIAEVLYPTADYVTVELNRIQCLEAREVIVRTLSTQGESQDSPVAIIPHNLLGSPRLSHRTTAPPHPISHPRHSMPKSKPLVSAREPETKDHEVGLRSAQPWERCPSPLPPMRGSNLEPPHFQPRRSPSPQRILPQPQGVPIPNTIAKAMAREAAQRVFAEGNRVEKRNIFSERGNASHPVNSDEEEDGYDSPHARRRGASVDEFLRGSELGRQPHYSHSEEYHTESSRGSDLSDIMEEDEEDLYSEMQLEEGRRRSINSHNTLKIIGNSSSHGGTDRLDHSGRRLVHIGTPPQQRPIPSIDGYGGRRHRRGRCSPDYYEESEPEEMTRVFVALFDYDPMSMSPNPDAADEELPFKEGQIIKVFGNKDTDGFYRAEIRDRVGLIPCNMVSEIQTEDDEMMDQLLKQGFLPLNTPVEKLERNRRSGRQHPMSTRRMVALYDYDPRESSPNVDVEAELTFCAGDVITVFGEIDEDGFYYGELNGHKGLVPSNFLEEVPDDVEVFLTDSPSRYPQDTPARIKTKRKKSVHFTP from the exons GCAATGAGGCTCCAACAAGCAGATCTTTGATATCCGAGTTCATTCGACCACTCCAGATCAGTGGAGACAAGCCCGAGCTCCTCTCTGTCAAGCCAACATTCCTCACTCGCAGTCGAGGCCGCAGCCCAGCACGGGCTTTCCTCTCTGAG ATGGACAAAGAGCTCGGCTCAACTACCAGGTCCAAACCCAGGTTCACAGGGAAGGTTCGTCTGTGTATTGCTCGATACAG TTACAATCCTTATGACGGGCCTAATGAGCATCCTGAGGCAGAGCTCCCCCTGGTGGCAGGGAAGTACCTCTACGTTTACGGGACAATGGACGAGGATGGCTTTTATGAAG GAGAGCTGCTGGATGGACAGCGGGGACTCGTCCCATCCAATTTTGTGGATTTTGTCAAAGATGAGGAGACATCCTCCATCCAACACAGGGACACAGTAACTAAAGAACCTGGCTACCTCAACCACAGTAGCCTGGGGCTGCAGAGACTGGGGGTCGGCACAGGAACGGGAACAGGCATAAGCAGCCTGCTGTCTGACAGTAAACTAGACTGTCTAAGCACCAGCAGCTTGGGCATGGACCTCCTGGGCTCCTCCAGCAATGGGACAGGAACCTTGGATGTCAGCATTGACGAGGTCGGTGAAGACATTGTGCCTTATCCCCGCCGCATCAACCTGATTAAACAACTGGCCAAGAGTGTGATTATTGGCTGGGATCCTCCCGTGGTCCCACCGGGCTGGGGCACCATCAGTGGCTACAATGTCTTGGTGGATAAGGAGTTGCGCATGAGTGTCCCCTACGGGGGCAGGACAAAGTCTCTTATTGAAAAGCTCAATCTGGTCACCAACACCTACCGTATCTCAGTGCAGAGCATCACTGACCGCGGCCCGTCGGACGAGCTCCGGTGCACTATGCTCGTGGGAAAGGACGTGGTGGTGGCACCTTACTACCTGCGGGTGGACAGCATCACACAGGTCTCTGCTGAGCTCTCTTGGATGCCCAGCAACAGCAACTACAGTCACACCATCTTCCTCAACGGTGCAGAGTACGACATGGTCAAGGCGGGGGGCTATAAGTACAAGTTCTTCAACCTGAAGCCCATGACCGTTTACAAGGTGAAGGTTGTGGCGCAGCCGCATCAGGTGCCTTGGCAGCTTCCGATGGATCAAAGGGAGAAGAGGGAAATCTCGGTCGAGTTCTGCACTCAGCCTGCAG ggccccctctccctccccaggAAGTGCAGGTCCAGTGTGGTCAGACGCCCGGGGTCCTGCAGGTCAGATGGAAGCCGCCGGCGCTGACGTCTTCAGGAACCTCCAACGGGGCCAGCGTGATTGGCTACGCTGTGTGCACAAAGGGACAAAAG ATAGCAGAGGTCTTATACCCCACAGCAGACTATGTGACCGTGGAGTTAAACAGGATTCAGTGTCTGGAGGCCAGGGAGGTCATTGTAAGGACGTTATCAACACAAGGAGAGTCCCAGGACTCGCCCGTGGCCATCATCCCGCACAATCTCTTGGGCTCTCCACGGCTCTCCCACCGAACCACTGCACCTCCCCACCCTATCTCCCACCCG CGCCACTCCATGCCCAAGTCCAAACCATTAGTAAGTGCCAGAGAGCCAGAAACCAAAGACCATGAGGTGGGCCTGCGGTCAGCCCAGCCCTGGGAGCGATGCCCCTCTCCGCTGCCTCCCATGCGAGGATCCAACCTGGAGCCGCCACACTTCCAGCCACGCAGATCGCCCTCTCCTCAGAGGATCCTGCCGCAGCCTCAGGGAGTCCCCATCCCCAACACCATCGCCAAGGCCATGGCCAGGGAAGCTGCCCAGAGAGTGTTTGCCGAGGGCAACCGG GTTGAGAAAAGGAATATTTTCAGTGAGCGAGGTAACGCCTCGCATCCAGTCAACtctgacgaggaggaggacggcTACGACTCTCCTCAtgcgaggaggagaggagcctcGGTGGATGAATTCCTCAGAGGCTCAGAGTTGGGCAGACAG CCA CACTACAGCCACAGCGAGGAGTACCACACGGAGAGCAGCCGGGGTTCTGACCTGTCCGACATTatggaggaggacgaggaagatCTTTACTCCGAgatgcagctggaggagggCCGCAGGCGCAGTATCAACTCTCACAACACTCTTAAG ATCATTGGGAACTCATCATCACATGGAGGCACTGATCGCCTGGACCACTCAGGGAGGAGGCTGGTTCACATCGGCACCCCCCCTCAGCAACGGCCCATCCCATCCATTG ACGGCTATGGCGGGCGCAGGCACAGGCGGGGACGGTGCTCCCCGGATTACTATGAGGAATCGGAGCCGGAGGAGATGACCCGTGTGTTTGTGGCTCTGTTTGACTATGACCCCATGTCCATGTCTCCCAACCCTGACGCTGCTGATGAGGAGCTGCCATTCAAGGAGGGCCAGATCATCAAG GTTTTTGGGAACAAAGACACGGATGGCTTCTACAGGGCAGAGATCCGAGACCGAGTGGGTCTGATCCCCTGCAACATGGTCTCTGAGATCCAAACAGAGGATGACGAAATGATGGACCAGCTCCTCAAACAGGGCTTCCTGCCACTCAACACTCCTGTGGAGAAGTTAG AGAGGAACAGGCGGAGTGGCCGTCAACATCCGATGTCAACGCGGAGAATGGTGGCTCTGTATGACTACGATCCTCGCGAGAGCTCCCCTAACGTTGATGTAGAG gCTGAACTGACTTTCTGTGCCGGTGATGTCATCACAGTTTTTGGTGAAATAGATGAAGATGGCTTTTACTAT GGCGAGCTCAATGGACACAAGGGACTTGTTCCTTCCAACTTTCTAGAAGAAGTGCCTGATGATGTAGAGGTTTTTCTCACTGACTCACCATCTCGATACCCCCAGGACACTCCAGCACGGATAAAGACCAAAAGG aagaagagtgttCATTTCACACCTTAA